One genomic region from Glaciimonas sp. PAMC28666 encodes:
- a CDS encoding copper resistance protein CopC, with product MKNFRFFSLAFRSRLSLIAFSILCVASIGQAFAHAQPETQSPMAGTVIKAPTEVRITYDEALESAFSSLVVSDAQGKQVNNVKAEVDGATHKTMHVSLPALPAAVYQVKWVAVADDGHRTQGSYKFTVK from the coding sequence ATGAAAAACTTTCGTTTTTTTTCTTTGGCATTCCGGTCCCGGCTCAGCCTGATCGCCTTTAGTATACTTTGCGTTGCCAGTATTGGTCAGGCCTTTGCGCACGCGCAACCTGAGACTCAATCGCCAATGGCGGGTACAGTCATCAAGGCGCCCACCGAAGTCCGCATCACTTACGATGAGGCGCTTGAGTCGGCGTTTAGCAGTCTGGTCGTCAGCGATGCACAAGGCAAGCAAGTCAATAACGTCAAGGCTGAAGTGGATGGCGCGACACACAAGACCATGCATGTCTCATTGCCGGCGCTACCGGCTGCGGTCTATCAAGTGAAATGGGTGGCGGTGGCAGATGACGGTCACCGTACGCAAGGTAGTTATAAATTTACGGTGAAGTAA
- a CDS encoding TonB-dependent siderophore receptor, which yields MKRRLTPLAAALLTAFAAPVATQQAAFAQTVQTAQTSQAEATLPEVSVKSGTDKSDYNPGTSTVGGKVATKIRDIPQSVNVINRAVLEAQGAASLQEALRNVPGITIGGAEGGQIGNNFNLRGFSARTDMYLDGSRDRGQYYRDTYYLESVEVLKGPSSMLFGRGSTGGVINQVSKAPFLTDANQVSLSADTNGGVRSTGDFNRKLSDTSAFRVEMMGQEAKTNRDQMSNQDFGVAPSLRFGIGTPTEVTFSALISHNRDMPDYGLPPVNGRSAQVSRDTFYGLNDDRTIQDVAIISARVEHKINDIWTLRNQTQFSNYVTDARETAANNVGTVTNGTFTALPTVATGNTTALPLSQLYVKLSSHDRNIHDQSLDNQTDLIGKFDTGTLKHTLIVGTEISHDEYDNTGYTRNNLPIVTLINPVYQSQPANVTSTLGNRATSSANALAAYVNDTVALNKEWKLVGGVRWDRYQAALNNSIATGTPALSRADQTVDFTSVRAGVIYQPTDAQSYYASYGTSFNPSLEQLTVTSGLQNVAPETNKSYEVGAKWDLFNGDLSLTSAIFDIEKTNARSLVTTGVYQLDGDVRVTGFELGASGHITPQWQVIGGYTHLNPTVIHASAADGTQGKTLANTPRDNMTLWTTYNLTKVWEVGGGMLYMSNRFASNTDVVSAGGYTRWDATVAYHQPKYDLRLNLLNLTNKHYIDALIPSDGGRSVPGVGITMLASVNYRF from the coding sequence ATGAAACGACGTCTCACGCCATTGGCAGCTGCATTACTGACCGCTTTTGCTGCCCCTGTTGCAACGCAACAAGCCGCTTTCGCACAAACTGTACAAACCGCCCAAACTTCACAAGCTGAAGCAACGTTGCCGGAAGTATCGGTAAAAAGCGGGACTGATAAGTCGGACTACAATCCCGGGACCAGTACTGTCGGCGGCAAGGTGGCGACGAAGATTCGTGATATCCCCCAATCGGTCAATGTGATCAACCGTGCGGTACTGGAAGCGCAAGGCGCGGCCTCGTTGCAGGAGGCTTTGCGGAATGTCCCGGGTATCACGATCGGTGGCGCTGAAGGTGGCCAAATCGGTAATAATTTCAATTTACGAGGTTTCAGCGCGCGTACTGATATGTATCTGGATGGTTCGCGCGACCGTGGTCAGTATTATCGCGATACGTATTACCTTGAATCGGTTGAAGTGTTGAAGGGCCCTTCGTCCATGTTGTTCGGTCGCGGTTCAACTGGCGGTGTGATTAATCAGGTCAGCAAGGCACCATTTTTGACAGATGCAAATCAAGTATCTCTCAGTGCAGACACCAATGGCGGTGTGCGCTCGACCGGCGATTTCAATCGCAAGCTGTCCGATACGTCGGCATTTCGTGTCGAAATGATGGGGCAAGAAGCCAAAACCAATCGCGATCAAATGAGTAATCAAGATTTCGGGGTTGCCCCTTCCTTGCGCTTCGGTATCGGTACGCCAACTGAAGTGACCTTCTCAGCGCTGATTTCACATAATCGTGACATGCCTGATTACGGTTTGCCCCCAGTAAATGGTCGTTCGGCGCAAGTTTCGCGTGATACTTTTTACGGCCTCAATGATGACCGTACCATTCAGGACGTGGCGATCATCAGCGCACGCGTTGAGCATAAGATCAACGACATTTGGACTTTGCGCAATCAGACGCAGTTTAGTAATTACGTAACGGACGCACGGGAAACCGCGGCGAATAACGTTGGCACCGTAACTAATGGCACCTTTACGGCGTTGCCAACGGTGGCAACAGGCAATACAACGGCATTGCCATTAAGTCAATTGTACGTAAAACTGAGCAGTCATGATCGTAATATTCATGATCAGTCGCTAGACAACCAGACCGATTTGATTGGTAAGTTTGATACCGGCACGCTCAAGCATACGTTGATCGTGGGGACCGAAATTAGCCATGATGAGTACGACAATACGGGCTACACGCGCAATAATCTGCCGATTGTCACGTTGATTAATCCGGTCTATCAATCGCAGCCTGCGAACGTCACCTCCACCCTGGGCAATCGTGCTACGTCGAGCGCGAATGCATTGGCGGCGTACGTGAATGACACTGTTGCTTTGAATAAAGAATGGAAGCTGGTGGGTGGGGTACGTTGGGATCGGTATCAAGCTGCGTTAAATAACAGTATCGCCACCGGTACGCCAGCGTTGAGCCGTGCGGATCAAACTGTTGATTTCACTAGTGTACGCGCAGGGGTCATTTATCAACCGACCGACGCGCAATCTTATTATGCATCTTACGGGACCTCGTTTAATCCATCACTCGAACAGTTGACCGTCACTTCGGGACTACAGAACGTCGCGCCGGAAACCAATAAATCGTATGAAGTCGGTGCCAAGTGGGATCTGTTTAACGGCGACCTCTCCTTGACTTCGGCGATCTTTGATATTGAAAAAACCAATGCGCGTTCGCTGGTAACGACGGGTGTATATCAACTTGACGGAGACGTCCGTGTCACTGGTTTCGAATTGGGCGCAAGCGGTCACATTACACCACAATGGCAAGTGATTGGTGGCTATACGCACTTGAATCCAACCGTGATCCATGCCTCGGCTGCGGACGGTACGCAAGGTAAAACGCTGGCGAATACGCCGCGCGACAATATGACTTTGTGGACGACTTATAATCTCACCAAGGTCTGGGAAGTTGGCGGCGGTATGCTATACATGTCGAATCGTTTTGCCAGCAATACCGATGTCGTTTCTGCTGGTGGTTACACGCGTTGGGATGCTACTGTGGCGTATCATCAACCGAAGTATGATCTACGTTTGAACTTGCTCAATTTGACCAACAAACATTACATCGATGCATTGATACCTTCCGATGGCGGTCGTTCCGTACCGGGTGTTGGCATCACCATGCTCGCCAGCGTAAACTATCGTTTTTAA
- a CDS encoding Fe2+-dependent dioxygenase, which produces MLLEIPKVLNAEQLQLVRDKLDTAGDAWVDGRATAGHQGAQVKRNLQINEHAPIAIELGDLILAELERHPLFISATLPNHVYPPMFNLYQGGMAFGSHVDGAIRQIPGSRMKIRTDISATLFLSEPDTYEGGELLIEDTYGVQSVKLPAGHMIVYPATSLHQVKPVSSGARLAAFFWVQSMIRDDGQRTLLFDLDSAIQRLTQSGADSHALVQLTGSYHNLLRMWTDI; this is translated from the coding sequence ATGCTGTTAGAAATTCCGAAGGTATTGAATGCCGAGCAGCTTCAACTGGTCCGAGATAAGCTGGACACCGCGGGGGACGCATGGGTCGATGGTCGTGCGACGGCTGGCCATCAAGGTGCTCAGGTCAAGCGCAATCTGCAAATCAATGAACACGCGCCGATTGCAATTGAACTGGGAGACTTGATTCTGGCCGAGCTGGAGCGGCATCCTCTTTTTATCAGTGCGACGCTACCCAATCACGTTTATCCACCCATGTTCAATCTCTATCAGGGTGGGATGGCTTTCGGCAGCCATGTTGACGGTGCAATCAGGCAGATTCCGGGAAGCCGGATGAAGATCCGTACTGATATATCGGCGACCTTGTTTTTGAGTGAGCCAGATACCTATGAAGGCGGTGAACTACTGATTGAGGATACATACGGTGTGCAATCGGTGAAACTGCCTGCCGGTCATATGATTGTCTACCCGGCCACGAGTTTGCATCAGGTCAAGCCTGTGTCAAGCGGTGCCCGATTAGCGGCATTTTTCTGGGTTCAGAGCATGATTCGTGATGATGGACAACGCACTTTATTGTTTGATCTGGATAGCGCGATACAGCGCCTGACACAAAGTGGTGCTGACTCTCACGCGTTGGTACAATTGACCGGAAGTTACCATAACCTCCTTAGAATGTGGACTGACATTTAA
- a CDS encoding copper resistance D family protein, with amino-acid sequence MGAVAANWLQPLFAAVTNAALAIAVGIAVLRPVLQPAALSVAMLKRLTAIGRWACGLIGIALAAYWCASTIAMTDSQITDLPASLWLVLTQSHFGSMVWLAFAAWVLLTITTIAVKIPARHNLFVLGLIVFSLARAATGHAADDGFFSFSVFIHTAHILGATAWAGSVLLCVLLSGDWELWPLTQRVALAHRLSDVATWAWVVVVGSGLFNVARTLENASNIWASDYTWILLAKLCAVAIASGLGLRNRWHWMIRLDRDETKGAAGFRRVLIAELIVLLIVLAFAAKLGTTMPAQ; translated from the coding sequence ATGGGAGCGGTTGCTGCTAATTGGCTTCAACCGCTGTTTGCGGCAGTGACGAATGCTGCGCTGGCAATAGCGGTGGGGATCGCTGTGCTGCGACCGGTATTGCAGCCTGCGGCGTTATCGGTGGCAATGCTCAAACGTCTCACCGCTATCGGCCGCTGGGCCTGCGGCTTGATCGGTATCGCACTGGCCGCATATTGGTGCGCCAGCACCATCGCCATGACTGACAGCCAAATCACCGACCTGCCAGCGTCATTATGGTTAGTACTGACGCAATCACATTTTGGGTCGATGGTATGGCTGGCTTTCGCAGCATGGGTATTGCTGACAATCACGACGATCGCGGTAAAAATACCTGCGCGGCATAACCTATTTGTGCTTGGCCTGATCGTTTTTTCTCTCGCACGTGCGGCCACGGGACATGCTGCTGATGATGGATTTTTCAGCTTCTCGGTATTCATCCACACCGCGCACATTTTAGGGGCGACGGCTTGGGCCGGATCGGTGCTGCTCTGCGTCTTGCTCAGCGGCGACTGGGAACTTTGGCCGTTAACTCAGCGCGTTGCCCTAGCGCATCGTTTGTCCGACGTGGCCACCTGGGCGTGGGTCGTTGTTGTTGGCAGCGGCCTTTTTAATGTTGCTCGCACACTCGAAAATGCGAGCAATATCTGGGCTTCCGACTACACTTGGATATTATTGGCAAAGCTGTGCGCAGTGGCGATCGCTTCCGGTTTGGGATTGCGAAATCGCTGGCATTGGATGATCAGATTAGACCGTGACGAAACAAAGGGCGCAGCCGGTTTTAGACGCGTCTTGATTGCTGAACTCATTGTTTTGTTGATAGTGCTGGCATTTGCTGCAAAGTTGGGAACGACCATGCCAGCGCAATAA